A window of the Leucothrix mucor DSM 2157 genome harbors these coding sequences:
- the hemH gene encoding ferrochelatase, whose product MSRYSHDEQFFHGKAESLGVLIVNLGTPDEPTTPSVRRYLKQFLSDERVVEIPRAIWWFILNGVILRRRPAASAKLYESVWEKDGSPLLSISKQQQQALQQEMSVRFNGPVHVELAMRYGNPSMLKGLQALRSKGAQRLLVFPLYPQYSAATTATSYDAVSAEMKRWRWIPEIRFINHYHDHPRYIKALAQSVKAHWEKHGRNEKLMMSFHGLPKRNLELGDPYHCQCHKTGRLLAEELGLKKEEWVLTFQSRFGRAEWLKPYTDKTLESLAKSGVKGVDVVCPGFSVDCLETLQEIALENKEVFEEAGGKQYSYIPALNADGEHIQVLADLIQQHTQGWPETDKGWSEAVQETNNQKTQALAKACGAKL is encoded by the coding sequence ATGAGTCGATACAGTCACGATGAGCAGTTTTTCCATGGTAAAGCGGAAAGTCTGGGTGTTTTAATAGTTAACCTTGGTACACCAGATGAGCCAACCACGCCATCGGTACGCCGCTATTTAAAACAGTTTTTATCCGACGAACGAGTGGTCGAAATACCTCGTGCTATTTGGTGGTTTATCCTAAATGGCGTCATTCTGCGTCGTCGTCCGGCAGCCAGTGCCAAATTGTATGAATCCGTTTGGGAAAAAGATGGTTCGCCATTGCTGAGTATCAGCAAGCAACAGCAGCAAGCTTTGCAGCAAGAAATGTCTGTCCGCTTTAATGGCCCGGTGCATGTTGAGTTGGCGATGCGCTATGGTAATCCTTCAATGTTAAAAGGCTTACAGGCACTACGCAGTAAGGGTGCGCAGCGCTTACTAGTGTTCCCGCTGTATCCGCAATATTCTGCAGCAACCACTGCCACTTCTTATGATGCTGTGAGTGCTGAAATGAAGCGCTGGCGCTGGATTCCTGAAATTCGTTTTATCAATCACTATCATGACCATCCCCGTTATATTAAAGCACTTGCACAAAGTGTGAAGGCGCACTGGGAGAAGCATGGTCGTAATGAAAAGCTAATGATGTCGTTTCATGGTTTGCCTAAGCGCAACTTGGAGCTAGGCGACCCGTACCACTGCCAGTGCCATAAAACAGGGCGTTTGCTGGCAGAAGAGTTAGGGCTTAAGAAAGAGGAGTGGGTGTTAACCTTCCAATCCCGCTTTGGGCGTGCAGAGTGGCTCAAGCCATATACTGATAAAACATTGGAGTCATTAGCCAAATCAGGCGTTAAGGGCGTTGATGTAGTGTGTCCTGGTTTCTCTGTGGATTGTCTGGAAACGTTGCAGGAAATTGCGCTAGAGAATAAAGAAGTTTTTGAAGAGGCAGGCGGCAAGCAATACAGCTACATTCCTGCGCTAAATGCAGATGGTGAGCATATCCAGGTACTGGCTGACTTAATTCAGCAGCACACCCAAGGCTGGCCAGAAACGGATAAAGGCTGGAGCGAAGCCGTGCAGGAAACAAATAACCAAAAGACTCAGGCTCTGGCAAAGGCCTGCGGCGCAAAACTTTAA
- the coaD gene encoding pantetheine-phosphate adenylyltransferase produces MTSSTRPPRTAIYAGTFDPLTNGHTDLLRRACNLFDHVILAIASNSKKNPRFSLEQRLELARQVVGDKENLTIMGFNTLLTDFAHEQGANVLIRGLRAVSDFEYEFQLASMNRSLRPEIESVYLMPEEKYAFISSSLVKEVAALGGDVSRFVHPIVLDALQNGMDD; encoded by the coding sequence ATGACATCATCAACAAGACCACCAAGAACTGCTATTTATGCAGGCACCTTCGACCCTCTTACTAACGGTCATACTGACCTGCTACGTCGTGCATGCAATCTATTTGATCACGTCATTTTAGCCATTGCCTCAAACTCTAAGAAAAACCCACGCTTCAGTTTAGAGCAGCGCCTAGAGCTTGCCCGCCAAGTGGTTGGTGACAAAGAAAACCTGACTATTATGGGTTTTAATACTCTGCTGACAGACTTTGCACACGAGCAAGGGGCCAATGTACTGATTCGTGGGCTGAGAGCAGTCTCGGATTTTGAATATGAGTTTCAGCTGGCTAGCATGAATCGCAGCCTGCGCCCTGAAATTGAGTCGGTTTACTTAATGCCGGAAGAGAAGTATGCGTTTATTTCATCTTCTTTGGTTAAAGAAGTCGCCGCACTGGGTGGGGATGTTTCACGGTTTGTACACCCAATCGTATTAGATGCACTACAAAACGGTATGGACGACTAA
- a CDS encoding sirohydrochlorin chelatase has product MKTLLLVAHGSRKVSSNAAIEALTEKLRQRLAGTDFSAITHAFLELTEPSIPQGIANLVDGGAKQVVIMPYFLAPGTHVVDDVPELVSEARSRYPEIEFTIMPYLGETEGIIDLILLSAAQAD; this is encoded by the coding sequence ATGAAAACCTTGTTATTGGTTGCCCATGGCAGCCGAAAAGTTTCATCTAATGCCGCGATTGAAGCTTTAACTGAAAAACTTCGCCAGCGCTTGGCGGGAACCGATTTTTCTGCGATTACTCATGCATTCTTAGAATTAACAGAGCCTTCTATTCCGCAAGGTATTGCCAATTTAGTCGATGGCGGTGCGAAGCAAGTTGTGATTATGCCTTATTTTTTGGCACCGGGTACCCACGTAGTGGATGATGTGCCAGAGCTGGTTAGTGAGGCGAGATCCCGATACCCTGAGATTGAGTTCACTATTATGCCGTACTTAGGGGAAACAGAAGGGATCATCGACCTGATACTGCTGAGTGCAGCTCAGGCCGATTAG
- the rpoZ gene encoding DNA-directed RNA polymerase subunit omega: MARVTVEDCLKHVESNYALVLQASKRARAIAEGAEPLVDRDNDKPTVIALREIAEQAVAKANDSMDELLVSKDNEAIEIRIAG, translated from the coding sequence ATGGCCCGAGTAACGGTCGAAGATTGTTTAAAACACGTAGAAAGCAACTATGCTCTCGTACTGCAGGCTTCTAAGCGCGCACGCGCTATCGCAGAAGGTGCTGAGCCTTTGGTAGATCGCGATAACGACAAGCCTACCGTAATTGCTTTGCGCGAAATCGCAGAACAAGCAGTTGCCAAAGCGAATGATTCAATGGATGAGCTTCTTGTCAGCAAAGACAACGAAGCGATCGAAATCCGTATCGCAGGTTAA
- a CDS encoding type III pantothenate kinase: protein MILLVDMGNSRLKSAVYSASGLSDFHSEPYDGRKAIECLNEHLLQHSDVTDLALVSVRGKGFEADVRELCQQSGIKLHWAGSVAEAHGVKNQYRLPETLGSDRFVALVGAHHLLPNEHCIVVDCGTAVTIDGLTADGEFSGGVIIPGLRLWGDSLIQRADQLNEHRLQHPEVFAKDTAQAIGSGSLYGLVGAIEGICQRMQDQLEARFGSEIHVTRILCGGDAELIAEHAQSKFQLQPHLVLQGLAQFVDC, encoded by the coding sequence ATGATTCTGCTGGTGGATATGGGGAATAGCCGGTTGAAGTCAGCGGTCTACAGCGCAAGTGGTCTATCCGACTTTCACTCTGAACCTTATGATGGACGTAAAGCCATAGAGTGCCTGAATGAGCACTTGCTGCAGCATAGTGATGTGACTGATTTAGCCTTAGTTTCAGTGCGTGGCAAAGGATTTGAGGCGGATGTTCGCGAGCTTTGTCAGCAAAGCGGCATCAAGCTGCACTGGGCGGGCTCAGTTGCAGAGGCACATGGGGTTAAGAACCAATATCGACTGCCTGAGACTCTAGGTAGTGATCGCTTTGTTGCGCTGGTTGGTGCGCATCATTTATTGCCTAATGAGCATTGCATTGTTGTCGATTGTGGAACGGCAGTCACCATTGATGGTTTAACCGCTGACGGTGAGTTTAGTGGCGGCGTCATTATCCCTGGCCTGCGGCTTTGGGGGGATAGCCTGATACAGCGTGCAGATCAGCTCAATGAGCACCGCCTACAGCATCCTGAAGTTTTTGCTAAAGACACTGCACAAGCGATCGGTAGTGGAAGTTTGTACGGATTAGTGGGTGCAATAGAAGGCATCTGTCAGCGCATGCAAGATCAGCTTGAAGCCCGCTTTGGCTCAGAGATTCATGTTACCCGTATCTTGTGCGGCGGTGATGCTGAGTTGATTGCGGAGCACGCGCAGTCCAAATTCCAGTTACAGCCACATCTGGTTTTGCAGGGCTTGGCCCAATTTGTGGACTGCTAA
- a CDS encoding redoxin domain-containing protein yields the protein MAQTVVKKRKTSWSRLLVELLLIVAIVLGVRMWFQRDMPSGPAPDFQAVTMDGKLVNLQDYRGEPLLLHFWASWCDFCQFSEKSITGISQDWPVLSVAYQSGDKAEVSEYIKSHGLEGWTTIPDEDGRLAELFGVSAVPASYVIDGKGNIRIKEVGLTTGWGLRVRLWYAKNVDSLGGLFGFPSAVAGDNK from the coding sequence ATGGCGCAAACGGTAGTGAAAAAACGGAAAACAAGCTGGTCACGGCTGCTGGTAGAATTGCTGCTGATTGTAGCGATCGTACTCGGTGTACGCATGTGGTTTCAGCGTGATATGCCCTCTGGCCCGGCTCCAGACTTTCAAGCAGTTACAATGGATGGCAAGTTGGTTAATCTTCAGGACTACCGAGGCGAGCCATTATTGCTTCACTTCTGGGCTAGCTGGTGTGACTTCTGCCAATTTAGTGAGAAAAGTATTACCGGTATCAGTCAGGATTGGCCAGTGCTGAGTGTGGCTTATCAGTCTGGAGATAAGGCTGAAGTATCTGAGTATATTAAGTCGCATGGACTTGAAGGGTGGACGACAATTCCTGATGAAGATGGCCGTTTGGCTGAGTTGTTTGGGGTCTCTGCTGTACCTGCCAGCTATGTCATCGATGGTAAGGGGAATATCCGAATCAAAGAAGTGGGCTTAACCACTGGCTGGGGCTTAAGAGTGAGGCTTTGGTATGCCAAAAATGTCGATAGCTTAGGTGGTCTTTTCGGCTTTCCGTCCGCTGTTGCAGGCGATAATAAATAA
- a CDS encoding SPOR domain-containing protein produces the protein MRILIITLITLNILYFVGVYLFSLVFDQRPPINEPNIPTITLLSSGNENDLGKVVDTQCFTVGPFSVEKTARLVADRLSDAGFAVNIRRQQTDQIQQYLVFLPQLKSREAAEKVVADIKTHNIKDYSIIASGPYKNAIALGVFSNLDKARRHAEYVRYLGYDARYTEQRQRAVVYWIGYDEPFGEPAPVLKWAKEVDPKVSVQKIPEACEF, from the coding sequence ATGCGCATTCTGATCATCACACTTATCACGCTAAATATTCTCTATTTTGTTGGAGTGTATTTATTTAGCTTGGTATTTGATCAGCGCCCACCAATTAACGAGCCTAATATTCCAACGATTACCTTGCTAAGCTCGGGTAATGAGAATGATTTGGGTAAAGTGGTTGATACGCAGTGCTTCACCGTTGGCCCCTTCAGTGTTGAAAAGACCGCACGCTTAGTGGCGGATAGGCTCTCAGATGCCGGCTTTGCTGTTAATATTCGTCGACAGCAAACTGATCAAATTCAACAATATCTGGTGTTCTTACCGCAACTAAAGAGCCGTGAAGCGGCTGAAAAAGTGGTTGCCGATATTAAAACTCACAACATCAAAGATTACTCGATTATTGCCAGTGGGCCTTATAAAAACGCCATTGCACTGGGTGTGTTTAGTAATCTGGATAAGGCGCGGCGACATGCAGAGTATGTGCGGTATTTGGGTTACGATGCCCGATATACCGAGCAGCGTCAGCGGGCGGTGGTGTACTGGATTGGCTATGATGAGCCATTTGGCGAGCCAGCTCCGGTGCTTAAGTGGGCAAAAGAGGTTGATCCGAAGGTCAGTGTGCAAAAAATTCCTGAAGCCTGCGAGTTCTGA
- a CDS encoding Ig-like domain-containing protein, with translation MFSPDNKKFVTRLVLPITFSSLACASAQAAVFPVAVADSYTTTSGQTLQIKPLENDTGEGLFIEEINSPRPFGSGATVLVDGSTLTYTAPDGFVGTTEFNYGIKDVDGQITSALITVEVTAGSGVSFPVTVADAATTTKGQPVTIDVLANDSGSNLFIEEVDSPRPYGTGTNAILNNKVVYTPPVGFTGTSQFHYGVKDSAGQINSAEVTITVTEPVSTSPWPTAGADYATTTSGTIIYINPLWNDTGSGLRVTDVNSVTTLGGSASIDNNQLVFTPSVYSKGEDSFWYQITDDQGRTNAAKVTVTVNGAVVDMGPYPTAGSDTYTVNKNSSDNVFAVFANDTGSGLSFHETYAYSQKGGKTTPTSGTIVYSAPAQFVGTDEFWYAMKDAYGRTNAAKVTINVVDNEPGPNTEPDAVEDIFQKSINGAESRLDVLANDVDADGDTLVVDSVGAATFGSVRLSGAGRVFYTPPSTPVSDSFSYEISDGNGGTATAVATISVTDPNDGNVSYPTITGEFVTVAPGATVLIKVLDNDFDSDGDTLVLDQVTSGSQGGTTKVADNNGELLWVEYTALSTATGTDEFYYGVHDGRGLNGSGKVTVTFE, from the coding sequence ATGTTCTCCCCAGATAACAAGAAATTTGTCACACGGTTGGTACTGCCCATTACTTTTAGCTCGTTAGCCTGTGCTTCTGCACAAGCGGCGGTCTTTCCGGTTGCTGTTGCTGATAGTTATACGACGACTTCCGGTCAAACACTTCAGATTAAACCGCTTGAGAATGATACGGGCGAAGGCTTGTTCATTGAAGAAATTAATTCACCAAGACCATTTGGTTCAGGGGCAACGGTACTGGTTGATGGTTCCACGTTGACCTATACCGCACCTGATGGCTTTGTTGGTACTACTGAGTTTAACTATGGCATTAAAGATGTCGATGGCCAGATTACCAGTGCACTTATTACAGTCGAAGTAACCGCAGGCTCTGGTGTGAGCTTTCCAGTTACGGTAGCGGACGCTGCGACCACCACGAAAGGCCAGCCAGTCACTATCGATGTGCTAGCCAATGACAGTGGTAGCAATCTGTTTATCGAAGAAGTCGATTCACCACGTCCGTATGGCACAGGTACGAATGCGATTTTGAATAACAAGGTTGTATACACGCCGCCGGTAGGTTTTACTGGAACGAGTCAATTTCATTATGGTGTGAAAGATTCTGCCGGACAAATTAATAGCGCTGAAGTCACAATTACCGTGACTGAGCCTGTTTCCACCTCTCCTTGGCCAACGGCTGGTGCTGATTACGCGACCACAACTTCAGGCACTATCATCTATATCAACCCATTGTGGAATGATACGGGTAGTGGTTTGCGAGTAACGGATGTGAACTCAGTAACTACCTTAGGTGGCTCTGCTTCAATCGATAACAATCAACTGGTTTTCACTCCATCTGTTTACTCAAAGGGTGAGGATAGCTTCTGGTATCAGATTACCGATGATCAGGGGCGTACTAATGCCGCGAAGGTTACGGTAACCGTTAATGGTGCGGTAGTCGATATGGGGCCATACCCAACGGCTGGCTCTGATACATACACCGTCAATAAAAATTCTTCTGATAATGTATTCGCAGTGTTTGCGAATGATACCGGTTCCGGTTTGTCGTTCCATGAGACTTATGCTTATTCGCAGAAGGGTGGCAAAACAACGCCAACAAGTGGAACGATAGTGTATAGCGCACCAGCTCAGTTTGTAGGAACAGATGAGTTTTGGTATGCGATGAAAGATGCTTATGGTCGCACTAATGCCGCTAAAGTAACGATCAATGTTGTCGACAATGAGCCCGGCCCAAATACTGAGCCAGATGCGGTTGAGGATATCTTCCAAAAGTCTATAAATGGTGCTGAGAGTCGTTTAGATGTGTTGGCAAATGATGTTGATGCAGATGGAGATACCTTGGTCGTTGATAGTGTTGGCGCAGCAACCTTTGGCTCTGTTCGACTGAGTGGAGCAGGCCGGGTGTTTTATACGCCGCCATCCACTCCAGTGAGTGATTCATTTAGTTATGAGATCTCTGATGGTAATGGTGGTACGGCAACCGCAGTCGCAACAATTAGTGTGACAGACCCTAACGATGGCAATGTCAGCTATCCAACTATTACCGGTGAGTTTGTAACGGTTGCTCCAGGTGCTACGGTTCTGATCAAGGTGCTTGATAACGACTTTGACTCCGATGGCGATACGCTGGTGTTAGATCAGGTAACGAGTGGCTCGCAGGGTGGTACTACGAAAGTGGCTGATAATAATGGTGAGTTACTTTGGGTTGAGTATACGGCCTTGTCAACAGCAACAGGCACTGATGAGTTTTACTATGGTGTGCATGATGGTCGTGGTTTGAATGGCTCAGGTAAAGTAACCGTTACTTTCGAATAA
- a CDS encoding ankyrin repeat domain-containing protein produces the protein MLSRYFSFITVMGVAPVAMFVTMGMSFPAYANANVLLDTNGNPLPNDFGALIELLDSASAEQKRKLLGTSAVSAPRSVTPEPASATKSTPAASAEAVEPEVTEKQKNPAFYNPELAKRLYDALDVGDAARSKWLLDSGAGNKYVTEKGDTSLRLAIRKRWASVVRVLLERDPDLTQMDTGKVSLLHEASARGAYDIAKMLIDAGLDPHAKTAKNWTNLHLAARFGHADMVRYYLQIGLDPNARNSEGNTAHWLAMHLRHYQAGAYLAPHTSATSHQSFGDEKSKKGSSKRSRRSTQKSKPARGFSPAELEMLRSIQ, from the coding sequence ATGTTATCGCGATATTTCAGTTTTATTACGGTGATGGGTGTTGCGCCTGTTGCTATGTTTGTCACTATGGGTATGAGCTTTCCTGCTTATGCTAACGCTAATGTCTTGCTGGATACCAATGGGAATCCTTTGCCTAATGACTTTGGAGCTCTAATTGAGTTGCTGGACTCTGCCAGCGCAGAACAAAAACGTAAATTGCTTGGTACTAGCGCGGTCAGTGCTCCAAGATCGGTTACGCCTGAGCCCGCGTCTGCTACTAAAAGTACTCCGGCAGCATCTGCTGAGGCTGTAGAGCCAGAAGTTACTGAAAAACAGAAAAATCCTGCTTTTTATAATCCTGAGTTAGCCAAGCGTTTGTATGATGCTTTGGATGTCGGTGACGCTGCGCGTTCTAAGTGGTTGCTGGATTCCGGGGCGGGTAATAAATACGTCACTGAAAAAGGTGACACCAGCTTACGGTTGGCGATTCGTAAGCGTTGGGCATCTGTTGTGCGCGTTCTATTAGAACGTGATCCTGATTTAACTCAAATGGATACAGGTAAAGTTAGTTTGTTGCATGAGGCCAGTGCGCGTGGTGCTTACGATATCGCTAAGATGTTGATTGATGCAGGACTTGATCCGCACGCTAAGACGGCTAAAAACTGGACCAACTTGCACTTGGCGGCACGCTTCGGCCATGCGGATATGGTGCGTTACTATTTGCAGATTGGTTTAGACCCGAATGCCAGAAACTCTGAGGGAAATACCGCTCATTGGTTGGCAATGCATCTGAGGCATTATCAGGCGGGTGCTTATTTGGCTCCACATACCAGTGCCACATCACACCAAAGTTTTGGTGATGAGAAGAGTAAAAAAGGGAGTTCTAAGCGCTCCAGGCGATCTACCCAGAAGTCAAAGCCAGCAAGAGGATTCTCACCGGCTGAGCTTGAAATGCTGAGATCTATCCAGTAA
- a CDS encoding biotin--[acetyl-CoA-carboxylase] ligase, with protein sequence MQSERISAEFLIQNSRQQWADIQVLDRIDSTNNYLKNKSEARLVCLAEQQTGGRGRHGNQWRSPDAQNIYLSYSWEFETPPDHLGLLSLWVGIVLAKTLETFGLSEHGIKWPNDVYWRQQKMGGILIEGSNLSPVLVVGIGLNINMQNGAGIDQPWVSLSEALDKPVNRNHLLIAMLDALYEAMEEFGHMSPADLLRDWRRWDLIRDHAVSFMDNQELLQGKARGVSADGKLLVELPSGEVRPFSTAINTVRWK encoded by the coding sequence ATGCAATCTGAACGAATTAGCGCAGAATTTTTAATACAAAATAGCCGCCAGCAATGGGCGGATATTCAGGTGCTTGATCGCATCGACTCGACTAATAATTACCTTAAAAATAAATCGGAAGCTCGCTTGGTATGCCTTGCTGAGCAGCAAACTGGTGGCCGTGGTCGACATGGAAATCAATGGCGATCGCCAGATGCGCAAAATATCTACCTTTCCTATAGCTGGGAGTTTGAAACTCCACCAGACCATTTGGGTTTATTGAGCCTTTGGGTGGGTATTGTGCTGGCTAAGACGCTCGAAACATTCGGCTTAAGCGAGCATGGAATTAAGTGGCCCAACGATGTGTACTGGCGACAGCAAAAAATGGGCGGCATTCTGATTGAAGGAAGTAATCTATCGCCGGTTTTGGTGGTTGGTATTGGCCTCAATATTAATATGCAAAATGGGGCTGGGATTGATCAGCCGTGGGTTAGTTTAAGTGAAGCACTTGATAAGCCGGTCAACCGTAATCATTTATTGATTGCGATGTTAGACGCACTTTATGAGGCGATGGAGGAGTTTGGGCATATGTCGCCAGCAGACCTTTTACGAGACTGGCGTCGATGGGATCTGATCCGAGATCATGCTGTCAGTTTTATGGATAACCAGGAATTACTTCAGGGCAAGGCGCGCGGCGTTAGTGCTGATGGTAAGCTGTTGGTCGAGTTGCCTTCCGGTGAAGTAAGGCCATTCAGTACCGCCATTAATACGGTGCGTTGGAAATGA
- the lexA gene encoding transcriptional repressor LexA yields MLTNKQQNVLMVIQEFIRNNQRQPTLEEVGDHLGIGRSTVHKHVHALIRAGKLFESSGKAAYEYVDDDEDVGTLPYLGRIAAGKPIEAVLDQKQVNLAKFFCGAGRYVLRISGDSMVDAGIFDEDYVVIRKQETARPGSIIVALVQQREATLKYYHPHDTGVIELRPANANVKSMYYPADQVVIQGVLIGVFRDYQAVA; encoded by the coding sequence ATGTTAACGAATAAGCAGCAAAATGTGTTGATGGTTATTCAGGAATTTATCCGAAACAACCAGCGTCAGCCTACATTAGAAGAGGTTGGAGATCATCTGGGGATCGGTCGCAGCACAGTTCATAAGCATGTGCATGCATTAATTCGTGCGGGTAAGTTGTTTGAGTCATCAGGCAAGGCAGCTTATGAATATGTCGATGATGACGAAGATGTTGGTACATTGCCGTATCTTGGTCGCATCGCAGCGGGTAAGCCAATTGAGGCAGTGCTGGATCAGAAGCAGGTTAATCTCGCGAAATTCTTCTGCGGAGCGGGGCGTTACGTGCTTCGCATTAGTGGTGATTCGATGGTCGACGCGGGTATTTTTGACGAGGACTATGTGGTCATTCGCAAGCAGGAGACTGCACGCCCGGGGAGTATTATTGTGGCCTTAGTGCAGCAGCGCGAGGCTACGCTCAAATACTATCACCCTCACGATACTGGGGTGATTGAGCTACGCCCTGCAAACGCTAATGTAAAAAGCATGTACTACCCCGCTGATCAAGTTGTGATCCAAGGCGTACTGATTGGCGTATTTCGGGATTATCAGGCAGTTGCTTGA
- a CDS encoding RelA/SpoT family protein has protein sequence MSADQAAPEFGATDLYRIVQRYQSPEDVETTRKAYTLAAEAHGGVRRKSGELYIHHPLEVARILADLHMDVETICAALLHDVIEDTDYDKAYIESRFGSVVANQVDGVTKLAGNHFTSRTEASEASFQKMMIAMTQDYRVVLIKLADRLHNMRTLGSMPAEKKRRIANETLSIHAPLARRMGMNKFRKELQLLCLSHLHPWRYKIMLKAIDANLEQNHVTHERILDDITKALRNQHVESSVFLWEKNLYRVHQEALHHRNNKYLSHESDVVEIRILVDKTPECYLALGLIHQLYSPKDGKFKDFIAARKAYGYQALQTELITYERLLLKVKIQTKQMYHISQYGVTSHYRYPNSMSPTDFSKIYLDRWIKQVADIQRTSGSPSEFMEDISSDLFLQEIQVYTPRGDIKTLPVGSTPIDFAYDIHTDLGNHCKVAVVDHRRVPLSTQLKNGSTVRIYSDENSTPQPAWLSYVATGKARSAIRQWVKNRKDSEFIALGKKLLEQALESHSIKLEDLPKKQFLKTLKNLKLDSNETLYRLIANGEQCSKLVARRLIDEDNLVKTRDEDLGRPILIKGTEGLAVDLQPCCYPVPGDIIVAQLEKNKGMAIHRANCPNLKHANSRPLKISWAPNQTQTYPAALSIEVSNRVGALSSVSNTLHDLGINTEEMHISGDNDTKVFYIVIEVLDTEHLHSVAHKLQELDLVLSVSRPM, from the coding sequence ATGTCCGCGGATCAGGCGGCACCGGAGTTCGGAGCGACAGACTTGTATCGCATAGTTCAGCGATACCAGTCACCCGAAGACGTTGAGACTACCCGCAAAGCGTATACTTTAGCGGCAGAGGCTCACGGTGGAGTGCGCCGCAAGTCTGGCGAACTTTATATTCATCATCCTCTGGAAGTTGCCCGAATCCTGGCGGACTTGCATATGGATGTCGAAACCATTTGCGCCGCCCTACTTCATGATGTCATCGAAGACACAGATTACGATAAAGCTTATATAGAAAGCCGTTTTGGTTCAGTCGTTGCCAATCAGGTAGACGGCGTCACCAAGCTTGCCGGCAACCACTTCACCTCCCGCACTGAGGCCTCAGAAGCCAGCTTCCAAAAAATGATGATCGCCATGACTCAGGATTACCGGGTTGTGTTGATTAAATTGGCAGACCGCTTACACAATATGCGCACTCTTGGCTCCATGCCTGCCGAGAAAAAACGCCGCATAGCCAACGAAACACTCTCTATTCACGCCCCACTTGCCAGACGCATGGGCATGAATAAGTTTCGTAAAGAACTTCAGCTGCTTTGCCTAAGCCACCTACACCCTTGGCGCTACAAGATCATGCTCAAAGCAATCGATGCGAATCTTGAGCAAAACCATGTCACGCACGAACGTATATTAGACGACATCACCAAGGCATTGCGTAATCAGCACGTCGAAAGCTCGGTATTCCTTTGGGAAAAAAACCTATACCGGGTTCATCAGGAAGCGCTTCACCATCGCAATAATAAATACCTGAGCCACGAGTCAGACGTTGTTGAAATCCGGATATTAGTTGATAAGACACCAGAGTGTTATCTAGCGCTAGGCTTGATCCACCAGCTATACAGCCCAAAAGATGGCAAATTCAAAGACTTCATTGCTGCCAGAAAAGCTTATGGCTATCAGGCGCTACAAACCGAACTAATCACTTATGAACGTCTGCTACTCAAAGTAAAAATACAAACTAAGCAGATGTACCATATTTCGCAATACGGCGTCACATCGCATTACCGCTACCCGAACTCAATGTCTCCAACCGATTTTTCCAAGATCTATCTGGATCGCTGGATTAAACAAGTTGCAGATATTCAGCGCACCAGCGGCAGTCCTTCTGAGTTCATGGAAGACATTAGCTCTGATTTGTTCCTACAGGAAATACAGGTTTATACGCCTCGCGGTGACATCAAAACCTTACCGGTTGGCTCAACACCCATCGACTTCGCTTATGATATCCATACCGACCTTGGCAATCATTGCAAGGTTGCCGTTGTTGATCACCGACGCGTCCCGTTAAGTACACAGCTGAAAAATGGCTCCACCGTCAGAATTTACTCAGATGAAAATTCAACACCACAGCCTGCATGGCTAAGCTATGTTGCCACGGGAAAAGCGCGCTCGGCGATTCGTCAGTGGGTGAAAAACCGCAAAGACAGTGAATTCATCGCTCTTGGCAAAAAACTACTGGAACAAGCGCTAGAATCTCATAGTATTAAACTGGAAGACTTACCGAAAAAACAGTTTTTGAAAACCCTGAAAAATCTAAAGCTAGACTCCAATGAGACGCTTTATCGCTTAATCGCTAATGGAGAGCAGTGCTCAAAGCTAGTCGCAAGACGCTTAATCGATGAAGATAACCTCGTAAAGACTCGCGATGAAGACTTGGGGCGCCCTATTCTGATTAAAGGCACCGAAGGCTTAGCCGTAGACTTGCAACCCTGCTGCTACCCAGTCCCCGGCGATATTATCGTGGCTCAGCTAGAGAAAAATAAAGGCATGGCAATACATCGCGCCAACTGCCCCAATCTTAAGCATGCCAATAGCCGCCCGCTCAAAATATCCTGGGCACCCAACCAAACACAAACCTACCCTGCTGCACTCTCGATCGAAGTCAGCAACAGAGTGGGAGCGCTTTCCAGTGTAAGTAATACCTTGCACGACCTTGGAATAAACACTGAAGAAATGCATATTAGCGGCGACAATGACACGAAAGTTTTCTATATTGTCATTGAAGTACTCGATACTGAGCACCTGCACAGCGTTGCTCATAAATTACAGGAACTTGATCTGGTACTGTCCGTTTCAAGACCCATGTAA